A single genomic interval of Paenibacillus macerans harbors:
- a CDS encoding VanZ family protein: MKFRTFSRWIPAIIVMLIIFLFSAQPYEQQTLKPEIEKNVSKSVIAEFFDGITFSYGGHEVSLQSLGGAGIVEFFIRKAAHFSIYGLLGFLLVYALNSSRNGRSFFGAVLISFLYACSDELHQMLTPDRTPLFQDVLLDTAGAACGALLLLLLRSWRQRRKLKH, encoded by the coding sequence TTGAAATTCCGAACATTTTCCCGGTGGATTCCGGCGATCATCGTCATGCTGATTATATTTCTGTTTTCCGCTCAGCCCTATGAACAACAAACGCTTAAACCCGAAATTGAAAAAAACGTTTCCAAATCGGTGATTGCCGAATTTTTCGACGGGATCACGTTCTCCTATGGCGGGCACGAAGTTAGCTTGCAAAGTCTGGGAGGCGCCGGCATCGTCGAGTTTTTCATTCGCAAGGCGGCGCATTTTTCGATCTATGGGCTGCTCGGTTTTCTGCTCGTTTACGCCTTGAATTCATCGCGAAACGGAAGAAGCTTTTTTGGGGCGGTGCTGATTTCCTTTCTTTATGCGTGTTCGGATGAACTGCATCAAATGCTGACGCCCGACCGCACCCCTTTATTCCAGGATGTGCTGCTGGACACGGCGGGGGCCGCATGCGGAGCGCTGCTGTTGTTGCTTCTTCGGAGTTGGAGACAGAGGAGAAAGCTTAAGCATTAA
- the hpf gene encoding ribosome hibernation-promoting factor, HPF/YfiA family — MNFSIRGQQIEVTEALRDYVDKKLSRLDKYFDAPPTSDGTVTLSVVRGLHAVEVTIPLTGVVLRAEDRSDDMYASIDAVVDKLERQIRKHKTKINRKLRQKGVKNVLFAENANGGSVAVDESDEELEVVRTKRFTLKPMDVEEAILQMNMIGHNFFVFSNIDTREVNVVYKRNDGKYGLIEQG; from the coding sequence ATGAATTTTAGTATTCGAGGACAGCAAATTGAAGTGACTGAGGCCTTGCGTGACTACGTAGACAAGAAGCTCAGCCGGCTAGACAAGTACTTTGATGCACCCCCCACCTCAGACGGTACTGTCACGTTAAGTGTGGTACGAGGTTTGCACGCGGTAGAGGTGACGATTCCTCTTACCGGCGTTGTGCTTCGCGCGGAGGACCGCAGCGACGACATGTACGCATCGATCGATGCGGTTGTGGACAAGCTGGAACGTCAAATTCGCAAGCACAAAACGAAAATCAACCGTAAGCTGCGCCAGAAAGGCGTCAAGAACGTCCTGTTCGCCGAAAATGCCAACGGTGGTTCCGTAGCCGTGGATGAAAGCGACGAGGAACTGGAGGTCGTCCGGACCAAACGCTTCACCTTGAAGCCGATGGATGTGGAAGAAGCGATTTTGCAAATGAACATGATAGGGCATAATTTCTTTGTCTTCTCCAACATCGACACGCGCGAAGTGAATGTCGTTTACAAACGGAACGACGGCAAATACGGTTTGATTGAACAGGGCTAA
- a CDS encoding cold-shock protein, with product MQGKVKWFNAEKGYGFIETEEGGDVFVHFSAIQADGFKTLEEGQSVEFEIVEGARGPQAANVIKL from the coding sequence ATGCAAGGTAAAGTTAAATGGTTCAACGCAGAAAAAGGCTACGGGTTTATCGAAACTGAAGAAGGCGGCGACGTATTCGTACACTTCTCCGCAATCCAAGCCGATGGCTTCAAAACGCTGGAAGAAGGACAATCCGTCGAGTTCGAAATCGTTGAAGGCGCTCGTGGACCGCAAGCCGCTAACGTAATCAAATTATAA